A stretch of the Capsicum annuum cultivar UCD-10X-F1 chromosome 8, UCD10Xv1.1, whole genome shotgun sequence genome encodes the following:
- the LOC107840091 gene encoding mucin-2-like, producing MASKGHGNGRHKKGEKGLDNLSEGQYTPPSLPPVTTNLQPATTNIIPPLRAAISLPNAFFMPPPPHQFQPSSPHNSLHSSSSSVPSTSSTPNLSELRIEGPSTSTSPSIDSDAASNATTAASQIPKFKKVVEYDGNRGKLSPLMIMGSFLIMPTDIWL from the exons atggcaTCAAAAGGTCATGGTAATGGACGGCATAAAAAAGGTGAGAAAGGACTTGATAATCTTTCCGAAGGTCAATATACACCACCATCACTACCACCTGTTACCACAAATCTTCAACCAGCTACTACAAATATTATTCCTCCTCTAAGGGCAGCTATTTCACTACCTAATGCATTTTTCATGCCCCCACCGCCACACCAGTTCCAGCCCTCTTCTCCCCATAATAGTCTCCATAGTAGCTCTTCATCTGTACCTTCAACATCATCCACACCTAACCTTTCTGAATTGAGAATTGAAGGCCCCAGCACATCAACATCGCCCTCTATTGATAGTGATGCAGCGTCTAATGCTACAACAGCTGCTTCTCAGATTCCTAAATTTAAAAAGGTAGTAGAATATGACGGCAACAGAGGCAAATTATCGCCCCTGATGATAATGG GTTCATTCCTGATTATGCCGACGGACATATGGTTATAG
- the LOC107840090 gene encoding LOW QUALITY PROTEIN: em protein H5-like (The sequence of the model RefSeq protein was modified relative to this genomic sequence to represent the inferred CDS: inserted 2 bases in 1 codon; substituted 1 base at 1 genomic stop codon) produces the protein LASQQEKRSELDRTAKKGETVVPGGTGGKSVEAQEHLAEGRSRGGQTIKDXRKDXLGTEGYLEMGGNGGLSTGDKSGGDRAQREGVEKDESKYKTKD, from the exons CTGGCGTCACAACAGGAAAAAAGGTCTGAACTCGATCGAACAGCAAAGAAAGGAGAGACTGTAGTACCTGGAGGCACTGGTGGCAAAAGTGTTGAAGCTCAGGAGCACCTTGCTGAGG GGAGGAGCCGTGGAGGTCAGACGATAAAAGA GAGAAAGGACTAACTAGGAACTGAAGGCTACCTGGAAATGGGGGGAAATGGAGGTCTGAGCACCGGCGATAAGTCTGGTGGTGACCGTGCGCAGCGAGAAGGGGTTGAGAAAGATGAGTCCAAGTATAAGACCAAGGATTGA